The Alteromonas gilva genome has a window encoding:
- the proC gene encoding pyrroline-5-carboxylate reductase, producing MQHRKLAFIGAGNMTRSIVAGLVSSGYPKELIIASNRSRPKLDALQEELGIKVTQSNDEAIAFADAIVLSVKPQMMEDVCAAFDQSIDLSGKLFMSIAAGLPVARLQEMLGGKYPLVRIMPNTPSLLGQGMSGLYANADVSDSDRDYVTGVMGAVGKTLWVEKEDDINGVIAAAGSSPAYFFLFLQAMQEECMAMGFNQQDSRQLVQQAMLGAAQMVCENPQLELSELRAQVTSKGGTTAAAVNSLIDSDLQGIVAKAMQAAVARADEMANLF from the coding sequence ATGCAACATCGTAAATTAGCATTCATTGGCGCGGGCAATATGACCCGCAGTATCGTCGCCGGTCTGGTGTCTTCCGGATACCCCAAAGAATTGATCATTGCCAGTAACCGCTCGCGGCCAAAACTGGATGCACTGCAAGAAGAGCTGGGGATCAAAGTAACCCAATCGAACGACGAAGCTATTGCATTTGCTGATGCCATTGTGTTGTCGGTTAAACCGCAAATGATGGAAGATGTATGCGCCGCCTTCGATCAGAGCATCGACTTATCGGGCAAGTTGTTCATGTCAATTGCGGCGGGCTTGCCGGTTGCGCGTCTGCAGGAGATGTTAGGCGGCAAATACCCGCTGGTCAGAATTATGCCCAATACGCCCAGCTTACTGGGTCAGGGCATGTCAGGTCTATACGCTAACGCGGATGTTAGCGACAGCGATCGCGATTACGTTACCGGCGTAATGGGCGCTGTAGGCAAAACCCTGTGGGTTGAAAAAGAAGATGATATCAATGGCGTCATTGCCGCAGCAGGCAGCAGCCCGGCTTACTTTTTCCTGTTTTTACAGGCAATGCAGGAAGAATGTATGGCCATGGGCTTTAACCAGCAGGATTCCCGCCAGCTGGTGCAACAGGCAATGCTCGGTGCCGCCCAAATGGTATGCGAAAACCCGCAGCTTGAATTGAGCGAATTACGCGCGCAGGTAACGTCCAAAGGCGGCACAACCGCCGCGGCAGTGAATTCATTAATCGATAGCGATTTACAGGGCATTGTTGCAAAAGCAATGCAGGCCGCGGTTGCCCGCGCCGACGAAATGGCCAATTTATTTTAG
- a CDS encoding YggS family pyridoxal phosphate-dependent enzyme, protein MQTIADRLINTRQLIHKATVYAKRPEHSVQLLAVSKTKPVSDIKLAYEAGQRMFGENYIQEGVSKIQTLNTLTDIEWHMIGPIQSNKTKIVAEHFDWVQSVDRLKIARRLNEQRPADMPPLNVCIQLNIDEEESKSGITPKDLPDLVEEIVNMPKLTLRGLMAIPANNTSPDAQHKTLATLQTLFNDLASKVDTVDTLSVGMSNDMQAAIEYGSTMVRIGTAIFGARQ, encoded by the coding sequence ATGCAAACAATAGCAGATCGACTGATAAACACACGACAACTCATCCATAAAGCCACTGTGTATGCTAAACGTCCTGAGCATTCTGTACAATTGCTGGCGGTTAGCAAGACCAAACCCGTATCAGATATAAAGCTAGCGTATGAAGCCGGACAACGAATGTTTGGCGAAAACTATATTCAGGAAGGTGTCAGTAAAATACAAACCCTAAACACGCTGACAGACATTGAATGGCATATGATTGGCCCCATACAGTCTAATAAGACAAAAATTGTGGCGGAACATTTCGATTGGGTGCAATCTGTTGACCGGCTAAAAATAGCGCGTCGACTCAACGAACAGCGACCGGCAGACATGCCGCCGCTTAACGTGTGCATTCAGTTGAATATTGATGAGGAAGAGAGCAAATCGGGCATTACGCCCAAGGATTTGCCAGACCTTGTAGAAGAGATTGTTAACATGCCAAAGTTAACGTTACGCGGACTCATGGCTATACCGGCGAATAATACATCGCCGGATGCACAGCACAAAACGCTGGCAACATTGCAGACATTGTTTAACGACTTAGCCAGTAAGGTCGACACTGTCGATACCCTGTCAGTTGGGATGAGCAATGATATGCAAGCGGCCATTGAGTATGGTTCGACCATGGTCCGTATCGGCACCGCCATTTTTGGTGCACGACAATAA